One Gloeothece verrucosa PCC 7822 DNA window includes the following coding sequences:
- a CDS encoding HAD family hydrolase codes for MLKVILFDFNGVIINDEAIHLDLIEEILLGENLRPSLAEFQQICLGRSDRACLRDILARRGRVISDEYLNKLIESKAQKYRQRLEKFSELPIYPEIKGFLPKLQDKGLKIGLVTGALRSEVNLVLERAEIAHYFSVIVAGDEIKASKPQPDGYLLAVERFNRLDFNLQLQPSECLVIEDTPAGIQAAKKAGMQVVGIANTYPFHFMQRMANWAIDYLADLELERVEEILA; via the coding sequence ATGCTAAAAGTAATCCTCTTTGACTTTAACGGTGTCATCATTAACGATGAAGCGATTCATCTAGACTTAATCGAGGAAATTTTGCTAGGGGAAAATTTGCGTCCTTCTCTGGCAGAATTTCAACAGATATGTTTAGGAAGAAGTGATCGTGCCTGTTTACGAGATATTCTTGCCCGTCGAGGACGAGTGATATCTGATGAGTATTTGAATAAATTAATTGAATCAAAAGCGCAAAAGTATCGACAACGGTTAGAAAAATTCAGCGAGTTACCTATTTATCCAGAAATAAAAGGTTTTCTCCCGAAACTACAAGACAAAGGCTTAAAAATTGGTTTAGTAACTGGGGCATTACGTTCTGAGGTGAATTTAGTCTTAGAACGGGCAGAAATTGCCCATTATTTTAGTGTGATTGTAGCTGGTGATGAGATTAAGGCCAGTAAACCTCAACCTGATGGCTATTTGTTAGCAGTTGAACGGTTTAATCGTTTAGATTTTAACTTACAATTACAGCCTTCAGAATGTTTAGTCATTGAGGATACACCAGCCGGAATTCAAGCCGCCAAAAAAGCCGGTATGCAGGTAGTAGGAATTGCCAATACCTACCCTTTTCATTTTATGCAACGAATGGCCAATTGGGCCATCGACTATTTAGCGGATTTGGAATTAGAACGAGTAGAGGAAATCTTGGCCTAA